The proteins below are encoded in one region of Aquisphaera giovannonii:
- the nusG gene encoding transcription termination/antitermination protein NusG: protein MPSDLFIHPKDGQDGGIALTILAAEPDFYPDNLWDQAPEDGSKSGGSRWWCLHTKPRQEKAVARDLRSAKVGFYLPLMVSESRTPRGRKLQSVIPVFTGYVFLKGDENARLEALRGNRLANVLEVFDQDTLENDLRRLRKLLTSGLPLVSEPSVQPGMIVRIKSGPLTGLQGTVIRRGNCDHFVATVEFLSQGASVHLQDWQVEPVIGQMGLADRAG, encoded by the coding sequence TTGCCGTCAGATCTCTTCATCCATCCGAAGGATGGGCAGGATGGGGGCATTGCGTTGACTATCTTGGCTGCCGAGCCAGATTTCTATCCCGATAATTTATGGGATCAGGCTCCGGAGGATGGGTCAAAATCCGGCGGGAGCCGGTGGTGGTGCCTGCACACCAAGCCGAGGCAAGAGAAGGCCGTCGCCCGCGACCTAAGAAGCGCGAAAGTGGGCTTTTACCTGCCCCTCATGGTGAGCGAGAGCCGGACGCCGCGAGGGCGTAAGCTCCAGTCGGTGATCCCGGTGTTTACGGGCTACGTCTTCCTGAAGGGCGACGAGAATGCCCGGCTGGAGGCACTCCGCGGGAATCGGTTGGCCAACGTGCTGGAGGTCTTCGATCAGGACACCCTGGAGAACGATCTGCGTCGGCTCCGGAAGCTCCTCACGTCCGGGCTCCCCCTGGTTTCGGAGCCGAGCGTCCAGCCCGGGATGATCGTGCGGATCAAGTCCGGCCCGCTCACCGGCCTCCAAGGGACGGTCATCCGACGCGGGAATTGCGATCATTTCGTCGCGACGGTGGAGTTCCTCTCCCAAGGGGCGAGCGTCCACCTCCAGGACTGGCAAGTCGAGCCGGTCATCGGGCAGATGGGCCTGGCCGACCGCGCGGGCTAG
- a CDS encoding RidA family protein — protein MGAEARVAELKLELPPAPKPVATYVTALRIGDLVYVSGHGPLKPDGTLIKGRLGQDMDLAAGAAAARQVGLAILSTLRATLGSLDTVTHLVKSLGLVNCTPEFADQPKVINGYSDLMKDVFGDAGVGTRSAVGTNSLPGGIAVEIEAIFQVKDA, from the coding sequence ATGGGTGCCGAAGCCCGCGTCGCCGAGCTCAAGCTGGAACTCCCCCCCGCCCCCAAGCCCGTGGCGACCTACGTGACGGCCCTGCGGATCGGCGACCTCGTGTACGTCTCCGGCCACGGCCCGCTCAAGCCCGACGGGACGCTCATCAAGGGCCGACTCGGCCAGGACATGGACCTGGCCGCCGGCGCCGCCGCCGCCAGGCAGGTGGGCCTGGCCATCCTGTCCACGCTGCGGGCCACGCTCGGCTCGCTGGACACCGTCACGCACCTGGTGAAGTCGCTGGGCCTGGTCAACTGCACGCCCGAGTTCGCCGACCAGCCCAAGGTCATCAACGGCTATTCCGACCTCATGAAGGACGTCTTCGGCGACGCCGGCGTGGGGACCCGCAGCGCCGTGGGGACCAACTCCCTCCCCGGCGGCATCGCGGTCGAGATCGAGGCGATCTTCCAGGTCAAGGACGCGTGA
- a CDS encoding family 43 glycosylhydrolase yields MSGHRQVARRGAVAAMGVGLMAVAFATISRADDAPPLLKDRTLVAWATLGDRQQRGGGVFGLTDPSERFDSITFGEITPGKWMPGSDFFRRTPQDQSGWPEETAGPDERLQLAIVHQGHQSRLYRNGALLASYDFKDEQTYGEDVAVTIGLRILSSAADGEGAGFFHGTVTEARLYDRPLDAATIARLEPGGDRDGGPPPLGRWVFRDGRAVETTGRFPYVKLHGGARVEGDRLVLNGEDASLVGRRRRPPTPVASPIHFRPEVGRLADTIPFYHDGKYHVFYLRALSKVPWEHIVSTDLVHWTVLPTALKSDGPADGPDGLHMFTGSVVQGGGKFHIFYTGWNDRNPAGQEFLRHATSTDLIRWTKDPKFVFGPDGVLYPNGRRRDFRDPYVWWNDEDKAFWMVFCSTGKTGVATSPDLAAWTLRPPLVSDYKDMGTPECPDLFRIGDRYYLIMSPTGTASTHARSSGALRGPYLDPVSPALDTRILYAAKRMFDGRRHVLVGWLRDLAGGRDDGAEQWGGTMCVPRELSAGPEGQLHSRPVPEALERYGKTALSLLDRPPGAGEGWSYSGPALVADPAAGRHATIDSEAPDHYLLRATVQVDPHAELALTFRAQPQESGGYHLVLRPASQEAEIRGPGFRYARRIRLDASRPIAVTAFVQGTIIECFIDDAYSFSCRAYDYPRGRLRIGASGGPAKVLDLAVKTAGN; encoded by the coding sequence ATGAGCGGGCATCGGCAGGTCGCGCGGCGAGGCGCGGTGGCGGCGATGGGCGTGGGCCTGATGGCGGTCGCCTTCGCGACGATCTCCAGGGCCGACGACGCGCCCCCGCTCCTGAAGGACAGGACGCTGGTCGCGTGGGCCACGCTGGGGGACAGGCAGCAGCGGGGGGGCGGCGTGTTCGGCCTCACCGACCCGTCGGAGCGGTTCGACTCGATCACCTTCGGCGAGATCACGCCCGGCAAGTGGATGCCCGGGAGCGACTTCTTCCGCAGGACCCCGCAGGACCAGTCGGGCTGGCCGGAGGAGACGGCGGGGCCCGACGAGCGGCTCCAGCTCGCGATCGTCCACCAGGGGCATCAGTCCCGGCTCTACCGCAACGGGGCGCTGCTCGCGTCGTACGACTTCAAGGACGAGCAAACCTACGGCGAGGACGTGGCCGTGACGATCGGCCTGCGGATCCTCAGTAGCGCGGCCGACGGCGAGGGCGCGGGCTTCTTCCACGGCACCGTCACGGAGGCCAGGCTGTACGACCGCCCGCTCGACGCCGCGACGATCGCGCGGCTGGAGCCCGGCGGCGACCGCGACGGCGGACCACCCCCGCTGGGGCGATGGGTCTTCCGCGACGGCAGGGCGGTCGAGACGACGGGCCGCTTCCCGTACGTCAAGCTACACGGCGGCGCCCGCGTCGAGGGCGATCGGCTCGTGCTCAACGGCGAGGACGCCTCGCTGGTCGGCCGCCGGCGGCGGCCCCCTACGCCGGTCGCCTCGCCGATCCACTTCCGCCCCGAGGTCGGCCGGCTGGCCGACACGATCCCCTTCTATCACGACGGCAAGTACCACGTTTTCTACCTGCGGGCCCTGAGCAAGGTGCCCTGGGAGCACATCGTCTCAACCGACCTCGTCCACTGGACGGTGCTCCCCACCGCCCTGAAGTCCGACGGCCCCGCCGACGGGCCGGACGGTCTGCACATGTTCACGGGGAGCGTCGTGCAGGGCGGGGGGAAGTTCCACATCTTCTACACGGGCTGGAACGATCGCAATCCGGCCGGCCAGGAGTTCCTCCGCCACGCCACGAGCACCGACCTGATCCGTTGGACCAAGGATCCGAAGTTCGTCTTCGGGCCCGATGGCGTGCTCTACCCCAATGGCCGCCGGCGGGACTTCCGCGACCCCTACGTCTGGTGGAACGACGAGGACAAGGCGTTCTGGATGGTCTTCTGCTCGACCGGCAAGACCGGCGTGGCCACCTCGCCGGACCTGGCGGCGTGGACGCTCCGGCCGCCGCTGGTCTCCGACTACAAGGACATGGGCACGCCCGAATGCCCGGACCTCTTCCGGATCGGCGACCGTTACTATCTGATCATGTCGCCGACCGGGACGGCGAGCACCCACGCTCGCTCCTCCGGGGCCCTCCGGGGCCCTTATCTCGACCCGGTCTCGCCCGCCCTGGATACGCGGATTCTTTACGCCGCAAAGCGGATGTTCGACGGCCGGCGGCACGTCCTCGTCGGCTGGCTCCGCGACCTGGCCGGCGGCCGGGACGACGGCGCCGAGCAGTGGGGCGGGACCATGTGCGTGCCCCGGGAGCTCTCGGCCGGGCCCGAGGGCCAGCTGCACTCCAGGCCTGTCCCCGAGGCGCTCGAGCGGTACGGCAAGACGGCCCTCTCCCTCCTCGATCGGCCGCCCGGGGCCGGTGAGGGCTGGTCCTATTCCGGCCCTGCGCTCGTCGCCGATCCCGCCGCGGGACGACACGCGACGATCGATTCCGAGGCCCCCGATCATTACCTGCTGCGGGCGACCGTCCAGGTCGATCCGCATGCCGAGCTCGCCCTGACCTTCCGGGCCCAGCCCCAGGAGTCCGGGGGCTACCATCTGGTCCTCCGCCCGGCCTCGCAGGAGGCCGAGATCCGCGGCCCCGGGTTTCGCTACGCCCGTCGCATCCGCCTGGATGCCTCGCGGCCGATCGCGGTCACGGCCTTCGTCCAGGGGACGATCATCGAGTGCTTCATCGACGACGCCTACTCCTTCAGTTGCCGGGCCTACGATTACCCCAGGGGCCGGCTCCGCATTGGGGCCTCCGGCGGACCCGCGAAGGTGCTCGACCTCGCCGTGAAAACCGCCGGGAATTGA
- a CDS encoding CheR family methyltransferase — protein sequence MTFAQDEESAKYQGLPRAASMDGNVDHVLRPRDIAIQLRRLAAHPYAQQPEAPAPPVVPEPDGDPVAEIIALLRQRTAVDFAHYKQTTIRRRVFRRMALRNLQDLREYAALLRADDAEAHLLYQDLLIRVTQFFRDPEAFEALKDKVFPAIVDDRPPSRAVRLWVAGCATGEEVYSLAISLMEYLEGRRENLAVKILATDLNETALERARAGVYLDNIEVDVTPTRLRRFFVRSEGHYQISKMIREMCIFSRHNMSSDPPFSRVDLVSCRNVLIYMDAALQKRVFPLLHYALNPGGFLFLGSSENVSTYSDLFEPVDARHRIFARRQTAAALPMDFNAPFAAGTLVRLPERNELGQIWNALDVQREADRVLLSRYAPVGVVVDEAMTVIQFRGRTAPYLEPAPGIASLDLFRMLREGLLADVRAATAQAKAENSVVAREGLRITEGGADRNVRVEVVPFKVPPAGVRFFLVLFQENDAGARPAPPPAAAQATDEQVARLQQEIAALREYLQSVIEEQESTNEELKSANEEILSANEELQSTNEELQTAKEEAQSANEELATVNEELRSRNVELARVNADVLNLLSGVNIPIVMVGRDLRLRRFTPMAEKLFNLIPFDVGRPMSDIRPNLLGVDLPARVAGVIDSLVPYEGEVQGKDGRWYSLRVRPYVTLDSKIDGASIVLVDIDSIRRSPGTPNPPATPAGPAAEGEGTPIGGQAEADDRAGP from the coding sequence GTGACCTTCGCCCAGGACGAGGAGAGCGCCAAGTACCAGGGGCTGCCGCGGGCCGCGTCCATGGATGGCAACGTGGACCACGTCCTGCGGCCGCGGGACATCGCCATCCAGCTCCGCAGGCTCGCCGCGCATCCGTACGCCCAGCAGCCGGAGGCGCCCGCCCCGCCCGTCGTCCCGGAACCGGACGGGGACCCGGTCGCGGAGATCATCGCCCTCCTGCGGCAGCGTACGGCCGTCGACTTCGCCCACTACAAGCAGACGACGATACGACGCCGCGTCTTCCGCCGGATGGCGCTGCGGAACCTCCAGGACCTGAGGGAATATGCGGCCCTGCTCCGGGCGGACGACGCGGAGGCCCATCTCCTCTACCAGGACCTCCTGATCCGCGTCACCCAGTTCTTCCGCGACCCGGAGGCGTTCGAGGCCCTCAAGGACAAGGTCTTCCCGGCGATCGTGGACGACCGGCCCCCCTCCAGGGCCGTGCGGCTCTGGGTGGCTGGGTGCGCCACCGGCGAGGAGGTGTACTCGCTGGCGATCAGCCTGATGGAATACCTCGAGGGCCGGCGCGAGAACCTGGCGGTCAAAATCCTGGCCACCGACCTGAACGAGACGGCGCTGGAGCGGGCGCGGGCCGGGGTCTACCTGGACAACATCGAGGTCGACGTCACCCCGACGCGGCTGCGGCGGTTCTTCGTCCGCAGCGAGGGGCACTACCAGATCAGCAAGATGATCCGCGAGATGTGCATCTTCTCGCGGCACAACATGAGCAGCGACCCGCCATTCAGCCGGGTGGACCTGGTGAGCTGCCGGAACGTGCTGATCTACATGGACGCCGCGCTCCAGAAGCGGGTCTTCCCGCTGCTGCACTACGCGCTCAACCCGGGCGGCTTCCTCTTCCTGGGCTCGTCGGAGAACGTGAGCACCTACAGCGACCTGTTCGAGCCGGTGGACGCCCGCCATCGGATCTTCGCCCGCCGCCAGACCGCCGCCGCCCTGCCGATGGACTTCAACGCCCCGTTCGCCGCCGGGACGCTGGTCCGACTCCCGGAGCGGAATGAGCTGGGCCAGATCTGGAACGCGCTGGACGTCCAGCGGGAGGCCGACCGGGTCCTCCTGAGCCGCTACGCCCCGGTGGGCGTGGTGGTGGACGAGGCGATGACGGTGATCCAGTTCCGGGGGAGGACGGCCCCGTACCTGGAGCCGGCGCCGGGGATCGCCAGCCTGGACCTCTTCCGGATGCTCCGCGAGGGCCTGCTGGCGGACGTCCGCGCGGCGACCGCCCAGGCGAAGGCCGAGAACTCCGTGGTCGCCCGGGAAGGGCTGCGCATCACCGAGGGGGGCGCGGATCGCAACGTCCGCGTCGAGGTCGTGCCCTTCAAGGTCCCCCCCGCGGGCGTCCGCTTCTTCCTCGTGCTGTTCCAGGAGAATGACGCGGGGGCCCGGCCGGCCCCGCCGCCGGCGGCCGCCCAGGCGACGGACGAGCAGGTGGCCCGGCTCCAGCAGGAGATCGCGGCCCTCCGCGAATACCTGCAGTCGGTCATCGAGGAGCAGGAGAGCACCAACGAGGAGCTGAAGTCGGCCAACGAGGAGATCCTCTCCGCCAACGAGGAGCTCCAGTCCACCAACGAGGAGCTGCAGACGGCCAAGGAGGAGGCCCAGTCGGCCAACGAGGAGCTGGCGACGGTCAACGAGGAGCTGCGCAGCCGCAACGTCGAGCTCGCGCGGGTGAACGCCGACGTGCTCAACCTGCTCTCCGGGGTGAATATCCCGATCGTGATGGTCGGCCGCGACCTGCGGCTGCGTCGATTCACGCCCATGGCCGAGAAGCTGTTCAACCTCATCCCCTTCGACGTCGGCCGGCCGATGAGCGACATCCGGCCGAACCTGCTCGGCGTCGATCTCCCCGCGCGGGTGGCCGGGGTCATCGACTCCCTCGTCCCTTACGAGGGGGAGGTGCAGGGGAAGGACGGCCGCTGGTACTCGCTGCGAGTCCGGCCGTACGTCACGCTGGACAGCAAGATCGACGGCGCGTCGATCGTCCTGGTGGACATCGACTCCATCCGACGCTCGCCCGGCACGCCGAATCCGCCCGCGACGCCGGCCGGGCCGGCCGCGGAAGGAGAGGGGACGCCGATTGGGGGGCAGGCCGAGGCCGACGATCGGGCCGGCCCCTAG
- a CDS encoding PAS domain-containing sensor histidine kinase — MDAEPGDRLDESPGDAGEGPHGVRRRRLVEFASEGHLRTDGQGIVLEANQVACMILDCPKEFLLGKPLGLFVAQSHRSRFYQGLAGLHRNADWDEFEVLLGKGPRLAIVRAMSLPPEEGEPGDFQWVLKDVTERRQAEAIRGDLMRRLVRAQEDERRRIARELHDSLGQLLTALLLEVRAVRDAGPLTDGAAERLDRVRGLAEEINRAAHELAVRLRPTALDDLGLQAASRAHLEEWSARTGVPAQFQAFGMEGCRFPPDVETALYRVLQEALTNVAKYAEARRVAVVIEHQGGRVILAVEDDGAGFDTDEASARGRLGLLGMRERMALLGGTLELESRPGAGTTVIARVSTNPVVAAAQA, encoded by the coding sequence ATGGACGCGGAACCAGGGGATCGGCTTGACGAGAGCCCGGGGGATGCGGGGGAAGGGCCGCACGGGGTCCGCCGCCGGCGGCTCGTGGAGTTCGCCTCCGAAGGCCATCTGAGGACCGACGGCCAGGGGATCGTCCTCGAGGCCAACCAGGTGGCCTGCATGATCCTCGATTGCCCCAAGGAGTTTCTCCTGGGCAAGCCGCTGGGCCTCTTCGTGGCCCAAAGCCACCGCAGCCGCTTCTACCAGGGCCTCGCCGGCCTCCACAGGAACGCCGATTGGGATGAATTCGAAGTCCTCCTGGGGAAGGGGCCACGGCTCGCGATCGTGCGGGCGATGAGCCTGCCGCCGGAGGAGGGCGAGCCGGGGGATTTCCAGTGGGTCCTCAAGGACGTCACCGAACGACGGCAGGCGGAGGCGATCCGGGGAGACCTGATGCGGCGGCTCGTGCGGGCGCAGGAGGACGAGCGCCGGCGGATCGCCCGCGAGTTGCACGACTCCCTGGGCCAGCTCCTCACCGCCTTGCTCCTGGAGGTCCGGGCGGTCCGCGACGCCGGGCCCCTGACGGACGGCGCGGCCGAGCGGCTGGACAGGGTGCGGGGGCTCGCCGAGGAGATCAACCGGGCGGCCCACGAACTGGCCGTGCGGCTGAGGCCCACGGCCCTCGACGACCTGGGCCTCCAGGCCGCGTCCCGCGCGCACCTGGAAGAGTGGTCGGCCCGCACCGGCGTCCCGGCCCAGTTCCAGGCGTTCGGGATGGAAGGATGCCGCTTCCCGCCGGATGTGGAGACGGCCCTCTATCGGGTGCTCCAGGAGGCCCTGACCAACGTGGCCAAGTACGCCGAGGCCCGCCGGGTCGCCGTCGTGATCGAGCACCAGGGGGGCCGGGTGATCCTGGCCGTCGAGGATGACGGGGCGGGATTCGACACGGACGAGGCTTCCGCCAGGGGGCGGCTCGGCCTGCTCGGGATGCGCGAGCGGATGGCCCTGCTGGGCGGCACCCTGGAGCTCGAATCCAGGCCCGGGGCCGGGACCACCGTGATCGCCCGTGTCTCCACCAATCCCGTCGTCGCGGCGGCCCAGGCCTAG
- a CDS encoding SDR family NAD(P)-dependent oxidoreductase, whose amino-acid sequence MSDRRPPRMEGRSCLIVGGTSGIGLATARRFLAEGARVVVCGRSAKTLGEARATLAAASGRGHAVACDAADSSQVERLFDEALDLLGGRLDVLFHVAGISGRRFGDGPLHECTDDGWAAVLEANARSVFLTNRAAVRRMLGQPPDDRGVRGAVLNMGSVLGSSPAPDFFGTYAYAASKGAIRSMTLNAAARYARDRIRVNVIEPGLIETPMAGRAVGDPAIRAYLETKQPMAGGPGSAEDCAEAALFLCEPSSRFVTGVALAVDGGWCVSEGQVPPTTQDRS is encoded by the coding sequence GTGAGCGACCGCCGCCCCCCGCGCATGGAAGGCCGCTCCTGCCTGATCGTCGGCGGGACCAGCGGCATCGGCCTGGCGACCGCCCGGCGGTTCCTCGCCGAGGGCGCCCGCGTCGTCGTCTGCGGCCGGTCCGCGAAGACCTTGGGCGAGGCCCGCGCGACCCTCGCCGCCGCGTCCGGCAGGGGCCATGCGGTCGCCTGCGACGCGGCCGACTCCTCGCAGGTGGAGCGGCTGTTCGACGAGGCCCTCGATCTCCTCGGCGGCCGGCTCGACGTCCTCTTCCACGTGGCGGGCATCAGCGGCCGGCGGTTCGGCGACGGGCCGCTCCACGAGTGTACCGACGACGGCTGGGCCGCGGTCCTGGAGGCCAACGCGCGGAGCGTCTTCCTCACCAACCGCGCCGCCGTCCGGCGGATGCTCGGCCAGCCGCCCGACGACCGGGGCGTCCGCGGCGCGGTCCTCAACATGGGCTCGGTGCTGGGCTCGTCGCCGGCGCCCGACTTCTTCGGCACGTATGCCTACGCCGCCAGCAAGGGGGCCATCCGCTCGATGACGCTGAACGCGGCCGCGCGGTACGCCCGCGACCGGATCCGCGTGAACGTCATCGAGCCGGGCCTGATCGAGACCCCGATGGCCGGCCGCGCGGTCGGCGACCCGGCCATCCGCGCCTACCTGGAGACCAAGCAGCCCATGGCCGGCGGCCCCGGCTCCGCCGAGGATTGCGCCGAGGCCGCGCTGTTCCTCTGCGAGCCCTCCTCGCGGTTCGTCACCGGCGTGGCCCTCGCCGTGGACGGCGGCTGGTGCGTCTCCGAGGGCCAGGTCCCACCCACGACCCAGGATCGATCATGA
- a CDS encoding chemotaxis protein CheB translates to MARRDIIVVGASAGGVEALKELVAGLPAGFPASLFVVCHFPAGARSVLPRILSRSGSLLATHAADGEEFNPGQVYVAPPNFHMLLAPGSRIRLSRGARENHHRPAIDPLFRSAARHYGARVIALVLSGALHDGTAGLMAVRAAGGVSLVQDPADAVIASMPENAIRLARVDHVIKLAELAPRLVELVQRNDAPDQVAKAMDPIERMNEIAARDMLRQANDGRRGEVSVLTCPECGGTLWQVDEAGILRFRCHVGHAYNGELLLSEQSEALEAALWTAVRTFKEKWVLASQFANHQRAGGDFEVAARYDEQAKQAAEFGDLIERHLLVGSPTGGVPPDGSPGTRAKG, encoded by the coding sequence ATGGCGAGGCGGGATATCATCGTGGTCGGCGCCTCCGCGGGGGGCGTGGAGGCGCTCAAGGAGCTCGTCGCCGGGTTGCCGGCGGGGTTCCCGGCCAGCCTCTTCGTCGTCTGCCACTTCCCGGCGGGGGCCCGCAGCGTGCTGCCGCGAATCCTCAGCCGTTCCGGGTCGCTGCTCGCCACCCACGCGGCGGACGGCGAGGAGTTCAACCCGGGGCAGGTCTACGTCGCCCCGCCGAACTTCCACATGCTGCTCGCCCCGGGAAGCCGCATCCGGCTGAGCCGCGGCGCCCGCGAAAACCACCACCGGCCGGCCATCGATCCCCTCTTCCGCTCGGCGGCGCGTCACTACGGGGCCCGGGTCATCGCGCTCGTCCTGTCCGGCGCTCTCCATGACGGCACCGCCGGGCTCATGGCGGTCCGCGCGGCGGGCGGAGTCTCCCTGGTCCAGGACCCCGCGGACGCCGTGATCGCCTCCATGCCCGAGAACGCGATACGGCTCGCCAGGGTCGATCACGTGATCAAGCTGGCGGAGCTGGCGCCCCGGCTGGTGGAGCTCGTCCAACGAAACGACGCCCCGGATCAGGTTGCGAAGGCCATGGACCCCATCGAACGGATGAACGAGATCGCCGCGCGAGACATGCTCCGGCAGGCCAACGACGGCAGGCGCGGCGAGGTCTCGGTGCTGACGTGCCCGGAGTGCGGCGGGACGCTCTGGCAGGTGGACGAGGCGGGCATCCTGCGCTTCCGCTGCCACGTCGGCCACGCGTACAACGGGGAGCTGCTGCTGTCGGAGCAGTCCGAGGCCCTGGAGGCCGCCCTCTGGACGGCCGTCCGGACCTTCAAGGAGAAGTGGGTCCTGGCCAGCCAGTTCGCCAACCACCAGCGGGCCGGGGGGGATTTCGAGGTGGCCGCCCGTTACGACGAGCAGGCCAAGCAAGCGGCCGAGTTCGGCGACCTGATCGAACGCCACCTGCTCGTCGGCTCGCCGACGGGCGGCGTGCCTCCGGACGGCTCGCCTGGCACGAGGGCCAAGGGCTAG
- a CDS encoding sugar isomerase domain-containing protein, producing MSDGDAPDPETPPTGPAPVLPPPPPRAPAEPPAEKIPAPAQREAVGVFDQYFAAVRGALQAIESTQLPAIREAAGRFAAAIRRDRLVHVFGTGHSRMAVEETFPRYGSFPGFHPIVELSMTFHNPVVGANGQRQAMFLENVQGFGPVLWRNFAVTADDCLLAISSSGCNAVTIDVALEARAKGMYVVALTSLAGAEASSSKHASGKKLHEVADLVLDHKAPAGDSAVRVPDLETPVSPLSTITGCTIINLIKAEVARLLTAAGSPPKVLTAACHLGPDRARTLFEETYDDYRRRVGVLYK from the coding sequence ATGAGCGACGGCGACGCGCCCGACCCCGAGACGCCACCGACCGGGCCCGCGCCCGTCCTGCCGCCGCCCCCGCCCCGGGCGCCGGCGGAGCCCCCCGCCGAGAAGATCCCCGCGCCCGCCCAGCGCGAGGCCGTCGGCGTGTTCGACCAGTACTTCGCGGCCGTCCGCGGTGCCCTCCAGGCGATCGAGTCCACGCAGCTCCCGGCGATCCGCGAGGCCGCCGGCCGGTTCGCGGCGGCCATCCGCCGGGACCGGCTCGTGCACGTCTTCGGCACGGGCCACTCGCGGATGGCCGTCGAGGAGACGTTCCCGCGCTACGGGTCGTTCCCCGGCTTCCACCCGATCGTCGAGCTGTCGATGACCTTCCACAACCCCGTCGTCGGCGCCAACGGCCAGCGCCAGGCCATGTTCCTGGAGAACGTCCAGGGCTTCGGCCCGGTCCTCTGGCGGAACTTCGCCGTCACCGCGGACGACTGCCTCCTGGCCATCTCCAGCAGCGGCTGCAACGCCGTCACGATCGACGTCGCGCTGGAGGCCAGGGCGAAGGGCATGTATGTCGTCGCCCTGACCTCGCTCGCCGGCGCCGAGGCCTCGTCGTCGAAGCACGCCTCGGGCAAGAAGCTCCACGAGGTCGCCGACCTCGTGCTCGACCACAAGGCTCCGGCCGGCGACTCGGCCGTGCGGGTCCCCGACCTCGAGACCCCCGTCTCGCCCCTCTCCACGATCACCGGCTGCACGATCATCAACCTGATCAAGGCCGAGGTCGCCCGCCTCCTCACCGCCGCCGGCAGCCCCCCCAAGGTCCTCACCGCCGCCTGCCACCTCGGCCCCGACCGCGCCCGCACGCTCTTCGAGGAGACCTACGACGACTACCGCCGCCGCGTGGGCGTGCTCTACAAATGA
- a CDS encoding glycoside hydrolase family protein: protein MIRLRRTARLLVVASIAALSTALVPGRAAAQEAPWAFASWKPLGDGPVFAGTGGGTWDSRIRERGFILVGDDGVFHLWYTGYDGPKPATMSLGHATSRDGLSWTRDPANPVFSGSWTEDVCVVRHDGGYQMFAEGKGDVAHRLSSPDGIKWTDHGPLDIRKVDGTPIPPGPYGTPTGWFEDGTWFLLYERGDAGVWLATSADLKTWTNRKDDPVLACGPEPYDRGAVAVNQVVKRDGYYYAFYHAADRRPWKDWTSNVARSRDLIHWEKSPANPIVEDNCSSPVLVSTPRGDRLYTMHPAVRAFEPAGDR from the coding sequence ATGATCAGACTTCGTCGTACGGCTCGCCTGCTCGTCGTCGCCTCCATCGCCGCGCTTTCGACGGCGCTCGTGCCGGGCCGTGCGGCCGCGCAGGAGGCGCCCTGGGCGTTCGCATCCTGGAAGCCCCTGGGCGACGGGCCGGTCTTCGCGGGGACGGGCGGCGGGACGTGGGACAGCCGCATCCGCGAGCGGGGCTTCATCCTCGTCGGCGACGACGGCGTCTTCCACCTCTGGTACACCGGATACGACGGCCCGAAGCCCGCCACCATGTCCCTCGGGCATGCGACGTCCCGGGACGGATTGAGCTGGACCCGCGACCCGGCCAACCCGGTCTTCTCCGGCTCGTGGACCGAGGACGTCTGCGTCGTCCGCCACGACGGCGGGTACCAGATGTTCGCCGAGGGGAAGGGGGACGTCGCCCACCGGCTGAGCTCGCCGGACGGGATCAAGTGGACCGACCACGGGCCGCTCGACATCCGCAAGGTCGACGGCACCCCGATCCCGCCGGGACCGTACGGCACGCCCACGGGCTGGTTCGAGGACGGCACGTGGTTCCTCCTCTACGAGCGCGGGGATGCCGGCGTCTGGCTGGCCACCTCGGCCGACCTGAAGACCTGGACCAATCGCAAGGACGACCCCGTCCTGGCCTGCGGCCCCGAACCCTACGACCGCGGCGCCGTCGCCGTGAACCAGGTCGTCAAGCGCGACGGCTACTACTACGCCTTCTACCACGCCGCCGACCGCCGGCCCTGGAAGGACTGGACCTCGAACGTCGCCCGCTCCCGCGACCTCATCCATTGGGAGAAGTCCCCGGCCAACCCCATCGTCGAGGACAACTGCTCCAGCCCCGTCCTCGTCTCCACCCCCCGCGGCGACCGGCTCTACACCATGCACCCGGCCGTCCGGGCCTTCGAACCGGCCGGGGACCGTTGA